CCATCGGCAACACGTTAATCACCGGCCCGGTGGCGCACAGGGCCGCCGATCCGATACGACGCATAAAGATGAAACCCGCCGAGAAATCGTTTTGTCCGCTCAGGCGCGCCAGCCAGAGTCCCACCAGGGCGAAGGCGAGATCGGCGGCGCTGTGCTGCGGATGCTGGCTGACCAGCGTCTGGAAGGTGGCACGATCCAGCGTCAGGCTATGGCGCAACAGCTGGGTGCTGGCGCTCTGACCGGCCAGTGGTTGCGGTGCCAGTGAGGCGGGCGCGGGCAGGGAGGCGCCTTTTTCACGCCAGAACTGGCGATCTCGCTCAAAGGAAGAGGATTGCTGATAACGCTGATACTCTTCCACCACTTCGCTAAAGGGGATAAACGGCGTTGGTTCTGGTTCCTGCTGGCGCGCCCAGGCGCTGTACAGGTTGGCGATACGCCGCGTCAGGGCAGTAAAGCTGAAGCCATCCACCACCAGGTGGTGATAACGCTGATACCAGAACCAATGCTGCTCGCCGAGGCGGTACAGGCAATGGTGATACAAGGGTGCGCCGCTCAGCACGCGCAAATCGCCATTCATATCTTCGCGCATCAGCGCACGGGCTTTGTCGGCAGGATGCGCGTCGGAACGCAGGTCAACCACCTGCGGTGGGGTGAAAGACTGGGCCTGCGGCCATTGCAGCGCTTCGCCGTCCACTTCACCAAACGCCATATTCAGCGTATCGGCTTCCTGCATCCCGGCAATGATGGCTTTGCTCAGTAAGGTGCTATCGATATCGCCGTGCAATTCAATAAAGTGTGCCACCGCGTAGGCATTGTGATGGCGTGACAGCTGATCGGCAATCCAGATGCCGGGCTGCGCCGCAACCAGCGGCAGGGTTTGTTGTTCAGTGTGGGGTCGATTCATCAGAGATTCAGACATTGTCGCTCCGGTTTGTGTCCTGCGTCACTGGGCGGATATCCCCCCAGTTCTGTTCCAGCCAGCTGAGGCAATCCGGCTGCGGCTGGGGGCCATACACGGTATGCCAGCCAGTGGGGAGGGCGCTAAACGCGGGCCATAAACTGTATTGTTGCTGCGGGTTGCACAGCACCAGACAATCCTGCTGCGGATCGTCGAAGGGATTGCGATGTTCCATGTCGGCTCCTGAGTCCGGGCGAGATGAATTTATATCGGGGTGCGCCACAGCGCCTGTAAGCCATCGAGCAGGCCACCGCGCCAGCACAGCGCGTCGTGGCCACCTTCTACCGGCTGGTAGTGCACCTGATAGCCAGCGGCGTGTAACTGCTGTTGCAGTTGCTGATTCGCCTGCAAAATCAGGCCTTCACGTTTACCCGCTTCCAGCCAGAAACGCAGCGGCTGGCGCGGTGCCAGACCCTGCTCCAGTTGCTGCAACAGCCAGCCGTGCGGATTACCCCGTTCCGGCCACCAGAAGGAGCCGGACAGGCTGATGGCGTTGCCAAATTGCTGCGGCCAGTGCAACGCCGCGAACACCGAAGCCAGACCGCCAAAACTTTGTCCGGCGACCACGGTGCGGTCGGCCTGTTGTTGGTGCGGTGCCCACTGCGCCACTTGGGGAAGCAATTCTTCCTGTAAGGCTTGCCAGAACAGGGCATTGCACGGCAGCTCGCGGCTGCGATGCTCACGATCGATGATGTCGATAAACAGATAGACGGCGGCAGGCAATGCGCCTTCATCGGTGAGTTGTTGGAGCGGGCCGGCAATCGGCATGCTGTTGGCCCAGAACTGGCCGTCGAGCAAAATGGCCAGGGGCCGTGACTCAGGCTGGGTCTCGCCCGTGCAGTAGATCCACACCCGACGGCTATTGTCGAGCAAGCGGCTATCCCAGCGATATTCTTGCAATGTGATGGCAGGGGCGCGGCCTTCATCAATTGCGCGCCACAGCTGTTGATTGGGAGCCAGAGGCAGATGCAGCGGGGAAACCCCCATGCCGCGTCCGCCGGACCAGCCACGCAACGCATTGAGCGGGTCAGCCTGGGCGGTCGGGAATTTATCACGCCACCAGTTGCGCAGCGCATACATGTCGACGTCGCCGGAAAAATCAGTCGCCTGCTCATCCGGCATCAGGCAGTAGCTGCCACGCCAGTTGGCTGGCAGGGTGGTTTGCCAGTACCAGACATCGGTATTAGCAACACGCATCAGGGATTGCGGGGCGCGGCGCTGGTGGTGATCGGTCACACCGGTGATGTTGATCCAGACCCGCTGGATGCGCGACTGCGCCTCGTTGCCCTGCGGATCGCGCCAGAGGAAAGTGACCTGACACTCGCCATCCACTTCGCCTTCCACCCGCGGGATACCTTTAGTTTGTTGCTCCTGCCACCAGGCTTCACTGCCGGTCAGATCATTTAGCCAGGTCATAGGTGCTGCCAGTCGCCATTTACTCAAGGATTCTTTCACAAAGGTTATAAATAATACTATTGATAATTATTTGCATTTGCAATAGGGTGTTTCCGCTCATAAATGAGCACGCTCGTTCCGCCTGTCACCTTTCTGTTTAAAGAAAGGATGCGCAACGGATGGCACTGCCAGGTTTGGAACGGGGTTTCGATAGGGACTGTGACCTTCTCACCGGCGCGCCAGTTACCTTTGCTGGCAATCCAGGAACGAAAAAATGACAAAATATTCGCGTTTATCATTAGCCATTCTGATTGAACTGGGGCTCCTTTCCAGCAGTGCATGGGCAGCAGAGACCTCCAGTACGACGACTACCAGCACAGACGCCAACTCCCTTGATGGCGGCACCATGATGGTGACCGCTCAGCAGCAGACACTCCAGGCTCCCGGTGTTTCCACTATCACCGCTGATGAAATCAAAAAACATCCGCCAGCCCGTGACGTCTCTGAAATCATTCGTACCATGCCGGGTGTTAACCTGACCGGTAACTCCACCAGCGGCCAGCGTGGCAACAACCGCCAGATCGATATTCGTGGCATGGGCCCGGAAAATACCCTGATTATGGTGGATGGTATCCCGATTACCAGCCGTAACTCGGTACGTCTCGGTTGGCGTGGTGAGCGTGACACCCGCGGTGATACCAACTGGGTGCCGCCGGAGTTGATCGACCATATCGATGTGATCCGTGGTCCGGCAGCGGTGCGCTACGGTAACGGCGCGGCGGGTGGTGTGGTGAACATCATCACCAAAAAATACACCGATCAGCAGTGGCACGGTTCCTGGAACACCTATTTCAACGTCCCGCAGCACAAAGATGAAGGCGCAACCAAACGCACCAACTTCAGTCTGCAAGGACCGCTGGGCGATGATTTCAACTTCCGTTTGTATGGCGGTTTAGCCAAGACCCAGGCGGATGCTTACGACATCAACGAAGGCCATGCGGCTGATCGTACCGGGACTTATGCGGGCAGCTATCCGGCCGGTCGCGAAGGCTCCGTCAATAAAGATATCAATGCCTTATTAAGCTGGGCGTTTGCGCCAATGCAGACCCTGGAACTTCAGGCGGGTTATAGCCGTCAGGGCAACCTGTATGCCGGTGATACCCAGAACACCAACACCAGCACGCTGGTGAAAAGCCTGTACGGTGACGAAACTAACCGCCTGTATCGTCAGAACGTTTCGCTGAAGTGGACCGGTGCATGGGACAACGGCGTCAGCACCAATACTTGGGGACGCTACGAGAAAACCCGTAATACCCGTATTAATGAAGGTTTGGCTGGCGGCACCGAAGGCATCTTCTCCAACAGTGGTTTTAACACCATTCAGTTGGATGACATCATGCTGCACAGCGAAATCAGCATTCCGTTTGAATGGTTGATCAACCAGACGGCCACGCTGGGTACCGAATGGAACCAGCAGCGCATGAAAGATCCGTCTTCAACCACCCAGGCGGCCAGCTACGGTAGCGTGCCGGGCATCTCCAATACCGGTCGTTCACCCTATTCACAGGCGGAAATCTTCTCGCTGTTTGCCGAAGACAACATGGAAGTGACGGACAGCACTATGCTGACGCCAAGTCTGCGTTTCGACCATCACTCGATTGTGGGTAACAACTGGAGTCCCTCACTGAACCTGTCACAGGGCTTGGGTGATGACTTCACGTTGAAGATGGGCATCGGCCGTGCTTACAAAGCGCCAAGCCTGTATCAGACTAACCCGAACTATCTGTTGTACAGCAATGGTCAGGGTTGTGCTGACGCCTCCAGCGCCTGTTATCTGCAGGGTAACAAAGACCTGAAAGCAGAAAACAGCATCAACAAAGAGATTGGGCTGGAGTGGAAACACGAGGGTTATCAGGCCGGTCTGACTTGGTTCCGTAACGATTATCGCAACAAAATTGAAGCGGGTATGGTGTCAACCGGTACGGCTTCTAATGGCACCACCAACATTTACAAATGGGAAAACGTACCGAAAGCGGTGGTTGAAGGGCTGGAAGGCACCATCAATATCCCGTTCTCTGACACCGTAACGTGGAATAACAACTACACGTATATGTTGCAGAGTAAGAACAAAGAAACCGGCGACCGTTTGTCGATTATCCCGCAATATACCCTCAACTCGACGCTGAGCTGGCAGGCCACGCAGGATCTGTCATTGCAAACCACCTTCACCTGGTACGGTAAGCAAGTGCCGAAGAAGTATGACTACCATGGCAACCCGGTTACCGGCAGCGCCACCGATCAGGTGAGTCCTTACTCCATCCTTGGCATGAGCGGGACCTATGATGTGAACAAGTACGTCAGCGTTACGCTTGGTATCGACAACCTGTTCGACAAGCGCCACTGGCGTCAGGGTAATGCCCAGACCACCGGTAACGCCACTACCGGCGCTTACCTGTACGGTGCCGGTGCCAATACCTACAACGATTCAGGTCGTACTTACTACATGAGCCTCAACACCCAGTTCTAATTTAGCAACTGCGGTAAATGGCAGCGGGCAATCAGTCCGCTGCCATCATTACGATTAAGCAACTCCAGTCGACCGCGATGCATCTGCACGATGCGCAGCACGATATTCAAGCCCAGACCACTGCCACCGTAGCGTTGATCGCGACGCCGAAAGGCTTTGGTTAACTCTTCTGCCGCGCTGGCTTCGATGCCCGGACCCTGATCCCAGACTTCGACAATCACCTGCTGGGGTTCTTGATGTAACACCACCTTCACTTCACTGCCTTCCGGGCTGTAGCGTGAGGCGTTTTCCAGCAAGTTGCGCAGCATCAGGCGCAGCAACACCGCTTCGCCCTGCTGTGGTACGTCGGCCCCCTGCGGCCAGTGCAGTTGCTGCTGGCGCTGCGCATAAAGTTCGGCCATCTCCGGCTGCAGCGGTTGCATGATGTCCTGTTGCCAGTGCAACTGTTGATAGTGACCACTCGCCAGCGCCTGACCGGCGCGTGACAACATCAGCAGCTGTTCAACGGTATGCATCAGTTGATCGATGCGCGCCACCAGCATTTCGCTTTGCGGCACATTTTGTTGTTGCAGCAGTTCCAGATGCAGCCGCAGTCCGGCTAATGGCGTGCGCAATTCATGCGCGGCATCGGCGGTGAACAAACGTTCCTGCTGAATGGTGTGGTCAAGCCGCGACAGCAACTGATTAATTGAGCCGGTCACCGCCACAATTTCTTCCATCTCCGAATAGAGCGGCAACGGGGACAGGTTATCGGCTGAGCGATGTGCCAGGCTGTTTTGCAGTGATTTCAGCGGGCGGATAATCCAGTTAATCGCCCAGAAGGAGAACAGCAGCGTCAGGCAAACCATCACCAACGACGGCAGCAACAACGAGGCTATCGCTTCGCGGATTTCATTTTCAACGTGTTCATTGCGCGCTTTGGCGGAGAGGGTTTCACTCACCAGAAAGCCGATTTGCTCCCGGCTCTCGTGCCACAACCACACGGCGCTCATGATCTGGCAGGTGAGCAGAATCAGCGCCAGCATAATCAGTAATCGCTGACGCATACTGTTCATTCGCGCACTTCCAGCCGGTAACCCACACCGCGAACGGTTTTGATGCGATCTTTGCCGAGTTTACGGCGCAGATTATGAATATGGACTTCGAGGGTATTGGAGCCGGGATCATCGTTCCAGCTGTAGAGATCCTGCTGTAGGGTTTCACGGTGCACGTTCTGCCCGACCCGCATCAACAGACGCGTCAGCAGCGCGAACTCTTTGGGGGTGATCTCCAGCGGCAAGTTTTCCAGCAACACTTGCTGAGAACTGAGGTTGAGCGTCAGATCGCCCTGTTGCAGCAGGTTGTCGCTGTGGCCCTGATAGCGACGAATTAACGCCCGGGCGCGGGCCTGCAATTCAACCAGCGCAAAAGGTTTTACCAGATAGTCATCGGCACCGGCATCCAGCCCGTCGACCCGATCTTCCAGCGCATCGCGCGCGGTAAGAATCAAGACCGGAACGTTGATCCCATCACGCCGCCATTGACGCAGCAGCGTGGCACCGTCGCGATCCGGCAGACCGAGATCCAACACGATCAGGCTGTACTGTCCGCTACGCAGCAATGCGTTACTTTCTGCGGCGCTGGCGGCACAGTCGACGGCATAACCCTGGGCGCTGAGCGCCTGGGCCAGGCCCGATTGCAGCAGCGCATCATCCTCAACGATTAACAGTTTCATCAGTTGTTCTGGTAAATATCCTTGTAGAGGCGGCTTTCAAAACGTACCAGCGGGATACGTCGCGTCTTCTGATCTTCCGGTGGCACAGCATAACCTGAAAGGTATTGCACAAAGGCAACTCGCGCACCGCTAGCGGTGGTGATAAATCCTGCCAGATTATAGACGCCCTGAAGTGAACCGGTTTTGGCTGAGACTTTACCATCGACACCCGCTTCATGCAGGCCACCACGATATTGTAGCGTGCCGTCATAACCGGCCAGCGGTAGCATCGAGATATAGTTCAGCGTCGAATCATTTTTAGCAATGAATTGCAGCACCTGCATCATGGTATCCGGTGCAATCAAATCATGACGCGACAAGCCGGAACCGTCCACCTGAATGCTGTTCCCGAGATCAACCCCGGCTTTTTCGCGCAGGATACGCCGCACCGCGTCAGACCCGGCGCGGAAGGTGCCCGGTACGTTAAAGTAGTGATGGCCGATAGTACGGAACACGGTGTCGGCGATCATGTTGTCTGATTTCTTCAGCATGGTGTGCAGCAGATTATGCAACGGTGCAGATTGTGTCGAGGCCAGTACCGTACCCGGTGAGGTGACCTGCGTCTGGCGCACCAGATGGCCGCTGTAATCAATGTCTGCCGCACGCAGTTCATCTTTCAGGATTTCGCCTGCCCAAGCCGCGCCATCCTGTACCGCAAACGCCAGCGGCAGGGGTTCAGCTCGTTGACGCATGCAGCCGGTCAGGGTGTAGCGATTCAGCTCCCCTGGCACCACATCCAGCTCACAATATTGCCCTTCGCCGCTGTTGCGGCCCAGGGTGCGGACCTGGCTGAACATGTGCGCCGGATAATAGGACGCAATCCGAACAAAGGCATTTTCGCCCGGCGTGTTGGCGCTGTAGAGCGAAACGGAGAAGCAGTTTTTATCCACAATGGCTGCACCCGGCGGGGCGCTGAAGCATTGGGTCAGGTCGTTCCACGGCCAGCCGGGTGCCATGTCATGGCTGGCGAAAACCGATGTATCGATCACCAGGTTGCCTTTAATATGGGTGATGCCCTGCTTTTTCAGTGCAGCAACCATGTTGCGCAGATCCTGACGGCTAAGCGTCGGGTCACCGGCAAAACGCGCCACCAGATCGCCATTCAGCGTGCCGTCGCTGACCGCGCCTTTGGTTTCCAGCGTGGTCTGAAAACGGAAGTCGGGTCCGAGTTCCAGCAGTGCCGCCAGCGCGGTGACCACTTTCATGGTACTGGCGGGCAGCGCCATTTGTTTGCCATGAAAATCGATTATCGGGGTTGATGCGCCCACTTTTTGTACCATCAGCGCCAGGTTTGCGCCGTCTGGCAAATACTGCATGTATTCTTCAACGGGGGCTGCTTGTGCCTGCAGCATAAACGCACAGGTTAGTCCGGTAACAAGTCGTGAAAATCGCATAATCTCGCGGTAACTGACGGGTGAAGGCGACAATACTACGTCCCCGGACGGTGCAAAGTAAACGATGACCCACAGGGAACTCTGGGGTAAAATACGTATCAAAATGCAAAACCAATCCTGACCCGGAATGCTTTCCGGGTCAGGATTCTTTTGCTTGTGAAATGAGGTAACGCGCCGCAGAAGCTGTTTTCTGCTGTCACCTGTCAGGATGACGCCGTTAACCAGGAAAGATGACGAGGAGCCAAAATGAATCAGATTCCGATGACGTTGAAAGGCGCTGAGAAGCTGCGCGAAGAGCTGAACGAACTGAAAACCGTTAAGCGTCCGCGCATCATCGCCTCGATCGCCGAAGCCCGTGAGCACGGCGATTTGAAAGAGAATGCCGAATACCATGCTGCCCGCGAAGAACAAGGTTTCTGCGAGGGGCGTATTCAGGAGATCGAAGCGAAGCTCTCCAATGCGCAAGTGATTGATGTAACTCAGATGCCGAAAACCGGTCGCGTCATTTTTGGCGCTACCGTACAGGTACTTAACCTCGATACGGACGAAGAATCGACCTACCGCATCGTGGGTGATGACGAAGCCGATTTTAAACAAAATCTGATTTCAGTGAACTCGCCGATG
The DNA window shown above is from Pantoea sp. At-9b and carries:
- the dacB gene encoding serine-type D-Ala-D-Ala carboxypeptidase codes for the protein MRFSRLVTGLTCAFMLQAQAAPVEEYMQYLPDGANLALMVQKVGASTPIIDFHGKQMALPASTMKVVTALAALLELGPDFRFQTTLETKGAVSDGTLNGDLVARFAGDPTLSRQDLRNMVAALKKQGITHIKGNLVIDTSVFASHDMAPGWPWNDLTQCFSAPPGAAIVDKNCFSVSLYSANTPGENAFVRIASYYPAHMFSQVRTLGRNSGEGQYCELDVVPGELNRYTLTGCMRQRAEPLPLAFAVQDGAAWAGEILKDELRAADIDYSGHLVRQTQVTSPGTVLASTQSAPLHNLLHTMLKKSDNMIADTVFRTIGHHYFNVPGTFRAGSDAVRRILREKAGVDLGNSIQVDGSGLSRHDLIAPDTMMQVLQFIAKNDSTLNYISMLPLAGYDGTLQYRGGLHEAGVDGKVSAKTGSLQGVYNLAGFITTASGARVAFVQYLSGYAVPPEDQKTRRIPLVRFESRLYKDIYQNN
- the pmrA gene encoding two-component system response regulator PmrA — translated: MKLLIVEDDALLQSGLAQALSAQGYAVDCAASAAESNALLRSGQYSLIVLDLGLPDRDGATLLRQWRRDGINVPVLILTARDALEDRVDGLDAGADDYLVKPFALVELQARARALIRRYQGHSDNLLQQGDLTLNLSSQQVLLENLPLEITPKEFALLTRLLMRVGQNVHRETLQQDLYSWNDDPGSNTLEVHIHNLRRKLGKDRIKTVRGVGYRLEVRE
- the pmrB gene encoding two-component system sensor histidine kinase PmrB; this translates as MNSMRQRLLIMLALILLTCQIMSAVWLWHESREQIGFLVSETLSAKARNEHVENEIREAIASLLLPSLVMVCLTLLFSFWAINWIIRPLKSLQNSLAHRSADNLSPLPLYSEMEEIVAVTGSINQLLSRLDHTIQQERLFTADAAHELRTPLAGLRLHLELLQQQNVPQSEMLVARIDQLMHTVEQLLMLSRAGQALASGHYQQLHWQQDIMQPLQPEMAELYAQRQQQLHWPQGADVPQQGEAVLLRLMLRNLLENASRYSPEGSEVKVVLHQEPQQVIVEVWDQGPGIEASAAEELTKAFRRRDQRYGGSGLGLNIVLRIVQMHRGRLELLNRNDGSGLIARCHLPQLLN
- a CDS encoding TonB-dependent siderophore receptor yields the protein MTKYSRLSLAILIELGLLSSSAWAAETSSTTTTSTDANSLDGGTMMVTAQQQTLQAPGVSTITADEIKKHPPARDVSEIIRTMPGVNLTGNSTSGQRGNNRQIDIRGMGPENTLIMVDGIPITSRNSVRLGWRGERDTRGDTNWVPPELIDHIDVIRGPAAVRYGNGAAGGVVNIITKKYTDQQWHGSWNTYFNVPQHKDEGATKRTNFSLQGPLGDDFNFRLYGGLAKTQADAYDINEGHAADRTGTYAGSYPAGREGSVNKDINALLSWAFAPMQTLELQAGYSRQGNLYAGDTQNTNTSTLVKSLYGDETNRLYRQNVSLKWTGAWDNGVSTNTWGRYEKTRNTRINEGLAGGTEGIFSNSGFNTIQLDDIMLHSEISIPFEWLINQTATLGTEWNQQRMKDPSSTTQAASYGSVPGISNTGRSPYSQAEIFSLFAEDNMEVTDSTMLTPSLRFDHHSIVGNNWSPSLNLSQGLGDDFTLKMGIGRAYKAPSLYQTNPNYLLYSNGQGCADASSACYLQGNKDLKAENSINKEIGLEWKHEGYQAGLTWFRNDYRNKIEAGMVSTGTASNGTTNIYKWENVPKAVVEGLEGTINIPFSDTVTWNNNYTYMLQSKNKETGDRLSIIPQYTLNSTLSWQATQDLSLQTTFTWYGKQVPKKYDYHGNPVTGSATDQVSPYSILGMSGTYDVNKYVSVTLGIDNLFDKRHWRQGNAQTTGNATTGAYLYGAGANTYNDSGRTYYMSLNTQF
- the fes gene encoding enterochelin esterase; this translates as MTWLNDLTGSEAWWQEQQTKGIPRVEGEVDGECQVTFLWRDPQGNEAQSRIQRVWINITGVTDHHQRRAPQSLMRVANTDVWYWQTTLPANWRGSYCLMPDEQATDFSGDVDMYALRNWWRDKFPTAQADPLNALRGWSGGRGMGVSPLHLPLAPNQQLWRAIDEGRAPAITLQEYRWDSRLLDNSRRVWIYCTGETQPESRPLAILLDGQFWANSMPIAGPLQQLTDEGALPAAVYLFIDIIDREHRSRELPCNALFWQALQEELLPQVAQWAPHQQQADRTVVAGQSFGGLASVFAALHWPQQFGNAISLSGSFWWPERGNPHGWLLQQLEQGLAPRQPLRFWLEAGKREGLILQANQQLQQQLHAAGYQVHYQPVEGGHDALCWRGGLLDGLQALWRTPI
- the greA gene encoding transcription elongation factor GreA, producing MNQIPMTLKGAEKLREELNELKTVKRPRIIASIAEAREHGDLKENAEYHAAREEQGFCEGRIQEIEAKLSNAQVIDVTQMPKTGRVIFGATVQVLNLDTDEESTYRIVGDDEADFKQNLISVNSPMARGLVGKEADDVAIIKTPGGDVEYEILKVEYL
- a CDS encoding MbtH family protein translates to MEHRNPFDDPQQDCLVLCNPQQQYSLWPAFSALPTGWHTVYGPQPQPDCLSWLEQNWGDIRPVTQDTNRSDNV